One segment of Xanthomonas oryzae pv. oryzae DNA contains the following:
- a CDS encoding 2-hydroxyacid dehydrogenase: protein MSDTARAKVWVSQPLFDDVVAQLGEHFELTTTEHVTVWSPVELAARLASLDGALITLNERVGAAEIAAAPQLRAIANVGVGYNNLDIDALSAAGILASNTPDVLTETTADLGFALLMATARRITESERWLRDGQWGQWSFKAMLGADIHGSTLGILGMGRIGQGIARRGAHGFGMRVLYHNRSPLPAATEQALGAQYVEFDTLLAQSDHLVLVVPYTRDSHHIIDAAALGKMRATATLVNIARGGIVDELALADALANGRLAGAGLDVYQGEPRVRPELLALRNVVLTPHIGSASLATRRAMVQLAVDNLIAALGEGPHAGHPPSALNTDAVAAARHGGTAADAKKTGVTGTIATKR, encoded by the coding sequence ATGTCTGACACGGCTCGCGCCAAGGTGTGGGTCAGCCAGCCGCTGTTCGACGACGTGGTCGCGCAACTGGGCGAGCATTTCGAGCTGACCACCACCGAGCACGTCACCGTCTGGTCGCCGGTCGAGCTGGCCGCGCGGCTGGCATCGCTGGACGGCGCGCTGATCACGCTCAACGAGCGGGTCGGTGCGGCGGAAATCGCTGCGGCGCCGCAGCTGCGCGCCATCGCCAACGTCGGCGTGGGCTACAACAATCTCGACATCGACGCCTTGAGTGCGGCCGGCATCCTGGCCAGCAACACGCCGGACGTGCTCACCGAAACCACCGCCGATCTCGGCTTTGCGCTGTTGATGGCCACCGCGCGCCGCATCACCGAATCCGAGCGCTGGCTGCGCGACGGGCAGTGGGGCCAGTGGTCGTTCAAGGCCATGCTGGGTGCCGATATCCATGGCAGCACGCTCGGCATTCTTGGCATGGGCCGGATCGGGCAGGGCATCGCACGGCGCGGCGCGCACGGCTTCGGCATGCGCGTGCTGTATCACAACCGCAGCCCGTTGCCGGCCGCTACCGAACAGGCGCTGGGCGCACAGTACGTTGAGTTCGATACCTTGCTGGCGCAGTCCGATCATCTGGTACTGGTGGTGCCGTACACCAGGGACTCGCACCACATCATCGATGCGGCGGCGCTGGGCAAGATGCGCGCCACCGCCACGCTGGTGAACATCGCGCGCGGCGGGATCGTCGATGAGCTGGCGCTGGCCGATGCGCTGGCCAACGGGCGTCTGGCCGGTGCCGGCCTGGATGTCTACCAAGGCGAGCCGCGCGTGCGACCGGAGCTGCTGGCGCTGCGTAACGTGGTGCTCACCCCGCATATCGGCAGCGCCAGCCTTGCCACGCGCCGCGCGATGGTGCAACTGGCGGTGGACAACCTGATCGCTGCGCTGGGCGAAGGCCCGCATGCCGGCCATCCGCCGAGCGCGCTTAATACCGATGCGGTTGCCGCTGCTAGACATGGCGGCACCGCCGCGGATGCGAAAAAAACCGGCGTCACCGGCACCATCGCGACCAAACGATAG
- a CDS encoding aspartate-semialdehyde dehydrogenase: MSNENRRFNVAVVGATGAVGETMLSILAERNFPVATLYALASSRSAGGQVEFNGGKVDVQDLADFDPTGVDIALFSAGGSVSKEYGPKFAAAGAVVIDNSSTFRYDDDVPLVVSEVNPEALKQRPRGIVANPNCSTMQMLVALGPIHRQYGIERINVATYQSVSGGGRSGMEELGKQTSELLSFQDIEPKKFQVQIAFNLIPHIDDFQDNGYTKEEMKLVWETRKILGDDSIQVNPTAVRVPVFYGHSEAVAIETRDKITVEAARALLEASPGVEVVDERTPGGYPTPVTHASGKDAVFVGRIREDLSHPRGLNLWIVSDNIRKGAALNAVQLAELVAQEG; this comes from the coding sequence ATGAGCAACGAAAATCGTCGTTTCAACGTCGCGGTCGTGGGCGCCACCGGCGCTGTCGGCGAGACCATGCTGAGCATCCTGGCCGAGCGCAACTTCCCGGTCGCCACCCTGTACGCGCTGGCCTCGTCGCGCTCGGCCGGCGGGCAGGTCGAGTTCAATGGCGGCAAGGTCGATGTGCAGGATCTGGCCGACTTCGACCCGACCGGCGTGGATATCGCGCTGTTCTCCGCAGGCGGCAGCGTGTCTAAGGAATACGGCCCCAAGTTTGCCGCGGCCGGTGCAGTGGTGATCGATAACTCGTCGACGTTCCGCTACGACGACGACGTGCCGCTGGTGGTCTCCGAGGTCAACCCGGAAGCGCTCAAGCAGCGCCCGCGCGGTATTGTGGCTAACCCCAATTGCTCGACGATGCAGATGCTGGTGGCATTGGGCCCGATCCATCGCCAGTACGGCATCGAGCGCATCAACGTGGCGACCTACCAGTCGGTCTCCGGTGGCGGGCGCTCCGGGATGGAAGAGCTGGGCAAGCAGACCAGCGAGCTGCTGAGCTTCCAGGACATCGAGCCGAAGAAGTTCCAGGTGCAGATCGCTTTCAACCTGATCCCGCACATCGACGACTTCCAGGACAACGGCTACACCAAGGAAGAGATGAAGCTGGTCTGGGAAACCCGCAAGATCCTCGGCGACGACAGCATCCAGGTGAACCCCACTGCGGTACGCGTGCCGGTGTTTTACGGCCATTCCGAAGCGGTGGCGATCGAAACCCGCGACAAGATCACTGTGGAAGCGGCGCGCGCGCTGCTGGAAGCATCGCCCGGCGTGGAAGTGGTGGATGAGCGCACGCCCGGCGGCTACCCGACCCCGGTCACGCATGCCTCCGGCAAGGACGCGGTGTTCGTCGGGCGCATCCGCGAAGACCTCTCGCACCCGCGTGGTCTGAACCTGTGGATCGTCTCCGACAACATCCGCAAGGGCGCTGCGCTTAACGCGGTACAGCTGGCCGAGCTGGTCGCCCAGGAAGGCTAA
- a CDS encoding FimV/HubP family polar landmark protein, whose translation MRPIQGIGALLLMACSGAAVALGLGDIRVLSKPGQPLVAEIPVISNEPGELDNARVALASATTFARVGLERPQGLVSNLQFQFAQDARGRAVIRVTSSQAVDQPVINFLIEVEWGQGRLVRGYSALVDAPDTAAAIAEPAIEAPGAGSSNAIAREPAAAPVANRDAQGTAGGEPAVRAAASAPPASATRAGDALPAVRSGQTLSEIAAVVARSSGHSLDQTMLALLRTNPAAFINGNINRLKQGAVLRTPQEDALAQVGAAEAAVMVREQAAQWRQARSAVPQPAEAGAAAATTPRPATPAATAGAGARLEIAPAVASQTNKAGVTSGTSAEGEGEMAANQQLQQAKEDIATRDAELQDLRTRVADLEKLRQQQQALIAMKDTDLAAAQKRLSEAPAAAQQGGGFPLWLIGGLVLIVAAVLAWLAARRRKPSPLPPLPRRQYDFVLPGAPVRAAEPQDEARATEPSERDVLQETEFEQADLREGERAHDMHQPLSDVLRREPLLSEPAAAPAAINSDDRRALRATPPVVVTEPQHIAPDESPQDSARDSLQVHHADIAPTISEVPSAAPVAPIATQDSLDVDRPPVAPIAAPNTTTSRDVGSAGRDRLELAVAYMDLGDKDTARGLLLEVAATGDATTRAEAAELLERLA comes from the coding sequence ATGCGTCCGATACAAGGGATAGGTGCGTTGCTGCTGATGGCCTGCAGCGGCGCTGCCGTGGCATTGGGGTTGGGCGATATCCGGGTGCTGTCCAAGCCCGGGCAGCCGCTGGTGGCCGAGATTCCGGTCATCTCCAACGAGCCGGGCGAACTCGACAACGCGCGCGTGGCGCTGGCATCGGCCACCACGTTCGCGCGGGTCGGTCTGGAGCGCCCGCAAGGCCTGGTCAGCAATCTGCAGTTCCAGTTTGCGCAGGACGCACGCGGGCGCGCGGTGATTCGCGTGACCAGCAGCCAGGCGGTGGACCAGCCGGTGATCAACTTCCTGATCGAAGTGGAGTGGGGCCAGGGCCGCCTGGTGCGTGGATATTCCGCCTTGGTCGATGCGCCCGACACCGCTGCCGCGATCGCCGAGCCGGCCATTGAAGCGCCGGGCGCCGGTTCCAGTAATGCCATCGCGCGCGAGCCAGCGGCTGCGCCGGTGGCCAACCGCGATGCACAGGGCACCGCTGGAGGCGAGCCGGCGGTACGTGCAGCCGCCAGCGCACCGCCTGCGTCCGCCACGCGGGCCGGCGATGCATTGCCGGCCGTGCGCTCGGGTCAGACCTTGTCGGAGATCGCCGCGGTGGTGGCGCGTTCCAGCGGGCATTCGCTGGACCAGACCATGCTGGCCTTGCTGCGCACCAATCCGGCGGCCTTCATCAACGGCAACATCAACCGCCTGAAGCAAGGCGCGGTGTTGCGCACGCCGCAGGAAGACGCGCTGGCGCAAGTCGGCGCGGCCGAAGCGGCAGTGATGGTGCGCGAACAGGCTGCCCAGTGGCGTCAGGCACGCTCGGCGGTGCCGCAACCGGCTGAAGCCGGCGCTGCTGCCGCTACAACCCCGCGACCCGCCACGCCGGCCGCAACGGCCGGTGCCGGTGCGCGGCTCGAAATCGCCCCTGCAGTGGCGAGTCAGACCAACAAGGCCGGCGTCACGTCCGGTACCAGTGCCGAAGGCGAGGGCGAGATGGCGGCCAACCAACAGTTGCAACAGGCCAAGGAAGACATCGCCACCCGCGATGCGGAATTGCAGGACCTGCGTACCCGCGTGGCCGACCTGGAAAAGCTCAGGCAGCAGCAGCAAGCGCTGATTGCAATGAAGGACACCGATCTGGCGGCCGCACAGAAGCGCCTGTCGGAAGCCCCGGCGGCCGCGCAACAGGGCGGTGGTTTTCCGCTGTGGTTGATCGGTGGGCTGGTGTTGATCGTCGCTGCCGTGTTGGCATGGTTGGCCGCCCGCCGTCGTAAACCGTCGCCGCTGCCGCCGTTGCCGCGCCGGCAGTACGACTTCGTCCTGCCGGGCGCGCCGGTGCGGGCCGCCGAGCCGCAAGACGAGGCGCGGGCCACGGAGCCGAGCGAGCGCGATGTGCTGCAGGAGACCGAATTCGAGCAGGCCGATCTGCGCGAAGGCGAGCGTGCCCACGACATGCACCAACCGTTATCGGACGTGCTGCGCCGCGAGCCACTGCTGTCCGAGCCGGCTGCAGCGCCAGCGGCGATCAATAGCGACGACCGGCGCGCGCTGCGTGCCACGCCGCCAGTGGTGGTGACAGAGCCGCAGCACATCGCGCCTGACGAGTCTCCTCAGGACTCGGCGCGCGATTCGCTGCAGGTACACCACGCAGACATCGCTCCCACGATCAGCGAAGTGCCATCCGCTGCTCCAGTCGCACCGATCGCCACGCAGGACAGCCTGGATGTCGACCGCCCGCCTGTGGCACCGATTGCGGCGCCTAATACGACGACCAGCCGGGACGTCGGCTCGGCCGGGCGCGATCGCCTGGAACTGGCGGTGGCCTATATGGACCTGGGCGACAAGGACACCGCGCGCGGCTTGCTGCTGGAAGTTGCCGCCACCGGCGACGCCACCACCCGCGCCGAGGCCGCCGAGCTGCTGGAACGGCTGGCATGA
- the truA gene encoding tRNA pseudouridine(38-40) synthase TruA, translated as MRYALGVEYDGSEFQGWQQLGEHGGPSVQASLQAALSSVADAPVQVVCAGRTDAGVHGECQVVHFDSDAHREPRGWMLGTTARLPPSIAVRWCVPAAADFHARFSARARRYRYRLLNRQIRPALYRQTLSWERRPLDADAMHVAAQALLGENDFSAFRSVQCQALHARRNLQAIHVQRIGEVVEVQVQANAFLHHMVRNIVGSLILVGTGEQPADWIATLLAGRDRTVAGPTAPPQGLVFIGPLYPAEWHLPAEVTQ; from the coding sequence ATGCGTTACGCGCTGGGCGTGGAGTACGACGGCAGCGAGTTCCAGGGCTGGCAGCAGTTGGGCGAACATGGCGGCCCGAGTGTGCAGGCCAGCCTGCAGGCGGCATTGTCGTCGGTTGCCGATGCGCCGGTGCAGGTGGTCTGCGCCGGACGCACCGACGCGGGCGTGCATGGAGAATGCCAGGTGGTGCATTTCGACAGCGACGCACACCGCGAACCGCGCGGCTGGATGCTGGGCACCACCGCGCGTCTGCCGCCGTCGATCGCGGTGCGTTGGTGCGTGCCGGCAGCCGCTGACTTCCATGCGCGCTTTTCCGCGCGCGCGCGCCGTTATCGCTATCGCCTGCTCAATCGGCAGATTCGCCCGGCGCTGTATCGGCAGACCTTGAGCTGGGAGCGTCGCCCGCTCGATGCCGATGCCATGCACGTGGCAGCGCAGGCCTTATTGGGTGAAAACGACTTCAGCGCGTTCCGCAGCGTGCAGTGCCAGGCCTTGCATGCCCGCCGCAACTTGCAGGCCATCCATGTGCAGCGCATCGGCGAGGTGGTGGAGGTGCAGGTGCAGGCCAATGCATTCCTTCATCACATGGTGCGGAATATTGTGGGCTCGCTGATTTTGGTCGGTACCGGCGAGCAGCCGGCCGACTGGATCGCGACGTTGCTCGCCGGGCGCGACCGCACTGTGGCCGGGCCGACAGCGCCGCCACAAGGTCTGGTATTCATCGGACCTCTGTATCCTGCAGAGTGGCATCTGCCTGCTGAGGTGACCCAATGA
- a CDS encoding phosphoribosylanthranilate isomerase yields MNRSLYRTRIKFCGMTRAGDIRLAGELGVDAVGFIFAHGSPRRVAPVEARAMRQATAPMVDVVALFRNNSKEEVREVVRTVRPTLLQFHGEEEDAFCRSFNLPYLKAVPMGSTGVNGEDANARTLQLSYPNTAGFLFDSHAPGAGGGTGKTFDWSRLPTGLHRPFLLAGGINAGNVFDAIVATLPWGVDVSSGVELAPGIKDGHKMRKFVEEVRRADCHEMS; encoded by the coding sequence ATGAATCGATCACTGTACCGCACCCGTATCAAGTTCTGTGGCATGACCCGCGCCGGCGATATCCGGCTGGCCGGCGAGCTGGGTGTGGACGCGGTAGGTTTCATCTTTGCGCATGGCAGCCCGCGACGCGTGGCACCGGTCGAGGCGCGCGCGATGCGCCAGGCCACTGCGCCGATGGTCGATGTGGTGGCGTTGTTCCGCAACAACTCCAAGGAAGAAGTGCGCGAAGTGGTACGCACCGTGCGTCCGACCCTGCTGCAATTCCACGGAGAAGAAGAAGACGCGTTCTGCCGTAGCTTCAATCTGCCATATCTGAAGGCGGTACCGATGGGCAGCACCGGCGTGAACGGTGAGGACGCCAACGCGCGCACGCTGCAGTTGTCGTATCCGAATACCGCTGGTTTCCTGTTCGATAGCCATGCGCCAGGCGCGGGCGGCGGCACCGGCAAAACGTTCGATTGGTCGCGCTTGCCCACCGGTCTGCATCGGCCGTTTCTGCTGGCCGGCGGCATCAACGCCGGCAATGTGTTCGACGCCATTGTGGCCACGCTGCCCTGGGGCGTGGACGTCTCCAGTGGCGTGGAGCTGGCGCCCGGCATCAAGGACGGCCACAAGATGCGCAAGTTCGTTGAGGAAGTGCGACGGGCGGATTGTCACGAGATGTCGTGA
- a CDS encoding LysR family transcriptional regulator, whose product MTVLLPPLAALRAFEAAARLQSVSRAAQELHVTHGAISRHVRSLEQALGTALFARQGRGLVLTAAGVRLGDATGEGFGVISQTWAALQRPVAEAPLVLGCSGSLLARWVIPRLGLLQHDLPDVRLHLSASEQPPGPDLDGLDAALLLDTPPWPSEWQVHALGVEWIGPVLSPQLASTLRIDGNDPTTLCHHALLQTRSRPQAWPEWAQAQGLEPEALRFGTEFEHLVYLLEAAAAGLGIAIAPQPLVAADLAAGRLLAPWGFNATHGRWVLCAAKRNPDPRIGRLADWLGKALAEDQHTSPAMDATKIADVRCSTASPAQGW is encoded by the coding sequence ATGACTGTTTTGCTTCCTCCACTGGCGGCGCTGCGTGCGTTCGAAGCTGCCGCGCGCCTGCAGAGCGTCAGCCGTGCTGCCCAGGAATTGCACGTCACCCATGGGGCCATCAGCCGGCACGTGCGTTCGCTGGAACAGGCATTGGGCACGGCGCTGTTTGCGCGTCAGGGCCGCGGTCTGGTGCTGACCGCTGCAGGCGTTCGGCTAGGTGACGCCACCGGCGAAGGCTTTGGCGTGATCAGCCAGACCTGGGCGGCGTTGCAGCGCCCGGTTGCCGAGGCGCCGCTGGTGCTGGGGTGTTCCGGTAGCCTGCTGGCACGCTGGGTGATCCCGCGCCTGGGCCTGCTGCAGCACGACCTGCCTGACGTACGCTTACACCTGTCCGCCAGCGAACAGCCACCCGGCCCGGATCTGGACGGCCTGGATGCTGCACTGCTGCTAGACACACCACCCTGGCCCAGCGAGTGGCAGGTGCACGCACTGGGCGTGGAGTGGATCGGCCCGGTGCTGAGCCCGCAGCTCGCGTCGACGTTGCGGATCGACGGGAATGACCCGACCACACTGTGTCATCACGCCCTGCTGCAGACGCGTTCGCGCCCGCAAGCCTGGCCGGAATGGGCGCAGGCGCAGGGGCTGGAACCCGAGGCACTGCGCTTCGGTACCGAATTCGAACACTTGGTGTATCTCCTGGAAGCCGCTGCCGCCGGGCTGGGAATCGCGATCGCGCCACAGCCGTTGGTGGCGGCAGACCTGGCGGCCGGGCGCCTGCTGGCGCCGTGGGGATTCAATGCCACACACGGCCGCTGGGTACTGTGCGCCGCAAAGCGTAATCCGGACCCACGCATCGGACGGCTGGCGGATTGGCTAGGCAAAGCGCTGGCGGAAGATCAGCACACGTCTCCGGCCATGGATGCAACGAAAATCGCGGATGTTCGGTGCAGCACTGCATCGCCAGCCCAGGGCTGGTGA
- the trpB gene encoding tryptophan synthase subunit beta has product MSAQPISDFYAYPDAAGHFGKFGGRFVAETLIGPLQELSAAYDQARQDPSFIAEYDKDLKHYVGRPSPIYHAERLSREVGGAQILLKREDLNHTGAHKINNTIGQALLASRMGKTRIIAETGAGQHGVASATVAARLGLECLVYMGATDIERQKINVYRMKLLGATVIPVTSGSATLKDALNEAMRDWVTNVRDTFYIIGTVAGPDPYPRMVRDFNAIVGREARAQMLEDYGRLPDAISACVGGGSNAIGLFHAFLNDPGVKIYGAEAAGDGIATGRHAASIAAGRPGVLHGNRTYVICDDDGQITETHSISAGLDYPGVGPEHAFLSDSGRAVYQGITDDEAMAAFHLLAHTEGILAALESSHAVAQSIKLARELPKDALVLCNLSGRGDKDVHTIAAREGLAL; this is encoded by the coding sequence ATGTCGGCCCAGCCCATCAGTGACTTTTACGCCTATCCGGATGCTGCTGGCCACTTTGGCAAGTTTGGCGGCCGGTTCGTCGCCGAAACCTTGATTGGCCCGCTGCAGGAGCTGTCCGCCGCCTACGATCAAGCGCGGCAGGATCCGAGCTTCATCGCCGAATACGACAAGGACCTCAAGCATTACGTCGGCCGCCCCAGCCCGATCTACCATGCCGAACGGCTCAGCCGTGAAGTGGGTGGGGCGCAGATCCTGCTCAAGCGCGAAGACCTCAACCACACCGGCGCGCACAAGATCAACAACACCATCGGCCAGGCCCTGCTGGCCAGCCGCATGGGCAAGACCCGCATCATCGCCGAGACCGGCGCCGGCCAGCACGGCGTGGCCAGCGCCACTGTCGCTGCACGTCTGGGCCTGGAATGCCTGGTCTACATGGGCGCCACCGACATCGAACGGCAGAAGATCAACGTCTATCGCATGAAGCTGCTCGGTGCGACGGTGATCCCGGTGACCTCCGGTTCGGCCACGCTCAAGGACGCGCTCAACGAAGCGATGCGCGACTGGGTCACCAACGTGCGCGACACCTTCTACATCATCGGCACCGTGGCCGGCCCTGACCCGTATCCGCGCATGGTGCGTGACTTCAACGCGATTGTCGGCCGCGAGGCGCGCGCGCAGATGCTGGAAGACTACGGCCGTCTGCCGGATGCGATCAGCGCCTGCGTCGGTGGCGGTAGCAATGCGATCGGCCTGTTCCATGCCTTCCTCAACGACCCGGGCGTCAAGATCTATGGCGCCGAGGCGGCCGGCGACGGCATCGCTACCGGCCGCCATGCGGCATCGATCGCCGCAGGGCGCCCCGGTGTGTTGCATGGCAATCGCACCTATGTGATTTGCGACGACGATGGCCAGATCACCGAAACCCATTCGATCTCTGCCGGCCTGGATTACCCCGGCGTGGGTCCGGAGCATGCGTTTCTGTCCGACAGCGGCCGCGCGGTGTATCAGGGCATTACCGACGACGAGGCGATGGCCGCGTTCCATCTGCTTGCGCATACCGAAGGCATCCTGGCCGCACTTGAATCCAGCCATGCGGTGGCGCAGTCGATCAAGCTCGCGCGCGAGCTGCCGAAAGACGCGTTGGTGTTGTGCAACCTGTCTGGGCGTGGCGACAAGGATGTGCATACCATCGCGGCGCGCGAGGGGCTCGCGCTGTAG